A region of the Candidatus Aminicenantes bacterium genome:
TCCGGGAGATTCGCCCGGAAAAGGAGCGCGGCCGTGAAGCGAAGGAAGAGCGGAATCCTCGTCCGCCGGTTCGGGTCCGCCACTCGCAGGACCGGAAGGAAGCGGACGGTCTTGTCCTCAAAAGAGATGGAGTGCCAAACCCCTGTTTTGAGCCCCCCATTTTTCGCTGTGATCCCGATGATCCGTATCTCCCCGTCGCAGGGCGTGGACCGGACGAATTGCCTGATGAAAGTCTCCACGCCGCCCATCTTGACCCCTTGATCGTCGATCGGATAGACCGTCGTCCAGACGGGGCGCGGGGATCCGTCGGCCGGATGAAGATCCTCCCCGTCTTTCTGCTCCCGCAAGGCGAAGCCCAGGGCGGCCCATAGATAGAACTGGAAAACCGTCGTCGAGATCAGGTTGTCGCCCAAGCTGCCGACCTGCCAGGCCAGGAAGACGCCCGCCAGAATCCAGAGCAAAGGCGCACCGCGGGCCGGAGGCGCTCTCCGGGCCGCCTTCAGAATCTGGAAGCTCGAAAACAGAATGAAGCCGCAAAAGGCCACAAGGCCGATCGCTCCCGTTTCCAAGAGATAACGGATGAAGTCGTTGTGGGGCGCAAACCCGATCTTCTGGTCCGTCTTCCAGGGATTGATCAGGGATGTCATGTGCAGACCATACCCCAGCCAAGGCTTTTTCTTCCAAAGCCCGATCAGGTTGTCCCAGTTGGCGAACCGCCAGCCCAATGAGCCGGTGATGGGCCTTGGCCTGACGGCGGGAATGATCTTGGATGGGGTGATCGGACCAGTCGTCTGGTCGCTCACCAAGGCTGGCCGATTGGTCCGAACCGCCGTCTCGAACGTCTTTATCTTGGCCGGCGCTTGTCGGTTGATCAGAACCATCAAGGCGAACAAGGTGAAAAGCCCCAGGACAACCATCCTTCCGCGAGGCTCCTCGCGGAGGAAGATCCAGGCGCAGAGCGCCGCCAACATGATAAATCCCCCGATGTTCAAAGTTCCGACGAGAAAGATCATCTCGATCGCAATCAGAATCGTCCACAAAGGATGCGGGGAAATCTTGGACTTCCAGTAGGTCAGGGCAATGAAGAAGAGGAGGAACACCCCCAGCGAATTGGGGTGGGACAGCGTTCCCATCAGGCGGTATTCCATGCCGACGACCCAGCCTTTCCGAAAGATCAATTGGTACAGGGCGGCGGCCAGCGGAATGGGGAGCCCGAAGAACAGGAGACGAAGGCCGTTACGCCGGCCCTCCCGGGAGGGCAGATTGTAAGCCAGGAGAAAGACGGCGGCGATCGATAGAAGCCGGACCCACTCCCGGGCGGCCATCAAGCCTTCGCGCCCGAAACTCCGCCAGCTGAGGAATACGAACGGGATCAGGACGACGAGCCAAACAACCCAGCCCGTGGCGATCGGATGCCAGGCCACCTTCTTGCGGCGGACGAACAGCCAGGCCGCCAGGCTCAGGACGGCCAGGCCGGTCAGCGAGGGGATGTTCAACTGAAGCGGCCCGAAATGGACGTTGGTGAAGATTTCCAGGGCACTGCGGGTCACCAGCAGGGTCATCAGGATTTCGAACATCCGCATGCTCCTTTGCGCTCTTCGTTTGTGCGGGTCCGTTATCCGTCCACGCTGCGATAAAGGGTTGAGGCGCCCCCGATAGTCGGACAGTTTAGGAGCGGGCTAAAAGTTCATCGCTCCCCCCCCAAACCGCGCTCATTTTAACTTTTTTTTTACTTGAACGCCATCGGTTTCGGGATCCTCGAAGCGCAGGCGTTTGAAGTCGTTTTTTCGAGGTTTATTTAAAATGGCTGCGAGAGGCAGGCTTTCAGTTCTCATTCAGGAAGCCTCTAGCTGTCCTAAGAAAGGAGAGAGAGCCAGCCGCCCTGGCCGACGGCCTTTTAGGGGAATCGCTCGCCGCCCCGGCTTGCGCCTGCCGGACGGTCGGAAATCATGGCTTTTCCGCAATCCGATGCTTGCGAAGCAGCGTGTAGAATCTCGAGCGGGACAGGCCGGAAATCCGGCAGGCCTTATCGACATTTCCGGAAACGGAAGCCATCAAGTCCTTGACATACTGAATTTCCGCCGCCGTCACGGCGTTCTTCCGGATGTCTTTCCATAGGGGCAGCCGGCCGGATGGGCGGGGGCTCGTCTTGTCGGCGGCGGGTTCGTCCCGCTTCTTGGCAAAAGAGTTTCGGGCCACTTGAATTCGGATATGCGCCGGAAGGTGCTTGGGGAACAGCATGGGCTCGTCTTTGGCGGACAGCAGGGCTTTCTCCAAGGCTTGGACCAGCTCCCGCACGTTGCCGGGCCAATTGTATTCGGTCATGATATCCCAAAATTCCGGGGAGGTTCCCTTGGGGACGATCCCGAACCGCTCGCAGAGGGAGTTCATATAATAGACCGTCAGCTCCTTGATGTCTTCCAGAAGCTCCCGCAAGGGAGGCAATTCGATAATCAGCGTCCGGAGCCGAAAGAACAAATCCTCCCGGAATCGACCTTGGAGGACCATGTTTTCCAGGTTCCGATTGGTCGCGGCCACCAGGCGGAAATCGCTGGCAATCTCCTGCCGTCCCCCGACCGGACGGAAGCGATGTTCCTGGATGACCCGGAGGAAGCGTTTTTGGACCAGATACGGCAGCTCGCCGATCTCGTCCAGAAAAAGAGTGCCCCCGTCCGCCTGTTTGATCAACCCCTCCTCGCATCGATCGGCTCCGGTGAAGGCGCCTCGGGCATGCCCGAAGAGGACGCTTTCGACCAGCGTTTCCGGAAGGGCCGTGCAGTCGACAACCACGAAATTGCCTTTGGCCCGCGGGCTGTTGTAATGAACGGCTTTGGCAAAAAGCTCTTTGCCCGTTCCGGTTTCGCCGGTGACGAGAACGTTGACACCGCTGCCGGCAGCTTGGGCCAGCAGCTCCAGACAGGCTGTGATCTTCTCGGAATCACCGATGATCCCTTTTCGTTTCAGGACGACCGGAGGGATTCCCGATTTCCTTTCGGCCCGATATTCGAGCGCCCGCAGGATGGGGATCTTGATGGCCTCGAAAGAAGCCGGCTTCTCAAAATAGTCCCAGGCGCCGGCTTGAATGGCCTGTTCGGCTTCGTCCGGATCGCCCCGTCCGGTGATGACGATGATCTCCGGGGACGATCGGGTGGCTTTGATCTTGGGCAGGATCTCCAGGCCGCTCCCATCGGGCAGGAGGACGTCGACGAACACGATGTCGAACGGGTCGGATTGGGCTTTCCGGAGCCCCTCTGCGAGGGAAGGAGCGCAAAAAGAACGATGGCCCAGCTTGGTGACGACATTCGAAAACCAGTCGCAGATGAGTCTATCGTCATCGATAATCAAGACTTCGGCCATCAGACTTCCTCACCTCAATTTTGGTTGGATTTTAATTAAAAAAAAGAATAAAGTCAATCCCAGCCGACCCGAGCATCCAACGGCCCCTCGGCTCGCCGGAAGAGGGAGAACTCCCTGTAAGCGATGGCGATCCGGGTGCCTGCCTTGGGCTTCAACAAGGCCACGGCTTGGAGGAATGCCCGGTGGCCCGCCGGGACATTCTCCGCCGTCTGTTGCAAAGAGTCGGGCTTCTTTTGGTCATCCGGTCCTCTCCTTCTCCCGCCCAACCCCGAAAGAGAGGACCGTCCAGTCTCCGCCGGACCCGTTATGATCGCTTGCGATCGGCCAGGACCAGCGCGATTCCCCCGATCAGCGCGAGACCGCCCACGATCGGAGGCAGCGGAATGGTCTTCTTCTCATCCGCCGTGACTTTGATCGGACCGATGTCGACCACCTTCTCCCGAGAGGTATATTGAATACCCTGATAGGCCAGGGCCAGCACGCCGAGAACGATCAGAATAATGCCCACGAGTTTCATTGGCTTAAGCCTCCTCTAACCGGACATCCGAAAAGTCTACTTGTTCCCGAGCTTTCCCCTCTTCCCTCGAAAAAAATAAATCGCCCAGCCGTGCCGGTCCGCGGGGAACGGATTCCGGGCAAACACGGTCGCGCCCCCGGACGAACGACGGAGGAGCAGCGCCAGACCGGTCAGGAGGAGCGTGGCTCCGCCCAAAGCGGGAGACACCCAATCTCGATGAGCCGGCCGCGGATCGGGCTTCGCCGACGGGATCATTTTTTTAGCCTCGCCCGGCGGCGAACCGGGTGCGGCTTTGGTCGTTGGACTCATGGTCCTAGACAACAAGGACGCCCAGGCCGATCAGCGCCAGAATGATGAGGATGATGATGAGGATATCGCCGGAGGTGAGATAGCCGCCGCCGGCATCAGAGGCCGTGATCACGTCCTGCGCGCCGAGGACGAGCTGCGTTCCGGTCCCGGCCGTCTGAACCATCGGCTTCTGGGCGGCCGCGAACGAGGCCAGCCAAGCCACCATCAACATGAGACTGACGATTTTCAAGATTCTTTTCATTCGATTTCTCCTTATTCTCCGAATTCCTTGTCTCCGGGCTTCAGGGTCGCGCGAGCGACCGGATCGATCGATCAGGCCCGCCGAAGGCATCGCACCCGGGGCGAACCGACCGGCCCGATCTGCCTGAGGCCCGCCTTACAGGAGGACGCCCAAGCCGACCAGAGCCAGGATGATGATCACGATGAGGATGATGTCTCTCGTCGAGAGATAGCCGCCCCCGGCATCGGAGGCCGTGATCACGTCCTGGGCGCCGAGGACGAGCTGCGTTCCCGTCCCGGCCGTCTGAACCATAGGCTTCTGGGCGGCCGCGAACGAGGCCAGCCAGGCCACCATCAGCACGAAACTGACGATCTTAACGAGTCTTTTCATTCGACTTCTCCTTATTGGGAATGTTCTCCAGCCTGGCCTTCTCGAGATAGAGGGACCGGACTTGGAGATAATGGCTCCGAATAAATTCCTCCCCGGGGGCCAGCCGCACGGCCTGAGCCAGGGACTGATAGGCCGGGGCTACGCGGCCTTGATTGGCGTAAGCCAGGCCCAGGACATCGTGGGCATATGCGCTTTTCGAGTCCAGGCCGATGGCCTCGAGGGCCAGGGCTTCCGCCTCCTCGGCCTTGCCTTCGCGGAGGCTGACCATGGCCAGACTGGTCAAGGGGAACGGATCTTGGCGGAGGGAGGCTCTGACGATCTCCCACTGCTCCCTGGACTTCATGAAGTTCGACCTCCGGTAATAAGCCGTGGCCAGGTTGATGGCCGTCAGAGGGTCGGATCGCAAAGCCGGAAAAGGGAACAGGCTTCCGCCGGGAACGACGGCCATCATCCAGCGGGACTGGTTTCGCCCCGCCCCGAGTTCCCAGACTTTCATGAAATTCCGCGACGACATGGCCACCCGGTCTCCAAAGTAGGGGTCGTCGAAGATGATCAGGTCATCCTGCTCGTCGAATCCGATAACCACCCGGTAATGGCCCTTGGCGATCTGCTTGATGGCTTTGGTCAGCACGATGACCGGAATGCCCTTGGCTACCACTTCCTTCAGGATCCGCAGGTCGCCCTGGAACGAATAGCTCTCATAGCCGTGGTCCCGAGGGAACAGGACCAGCTCGGAGTTGTAGGTCGCCTGGATTCCGGAATCATAGATCTCGTCCGATATTTCCCGCTGGCGGAAGGATCGCGCCTCGTCCCAGTAGTTGAGGACCATGGCCAGACAGGCCGGCCCGCAATAGTTTCTTTCCAGCCAAGGCTCGAAGGGGACGGTCTGAATCAAGTGTCCTTGAGCCGGCCGATTCTTTTGGTATTTGACGACCTGGGCGGAAAATAAGCCGGGCGCGATCAATCCGAGCCCAACCAGGACTCCCCCCGTTCGCAGCAGGGAGGACCGGACGAGCGATCGAATCATGGCGATGTCTTTCCGGCTAAAGAACCCGCCGTCCCTGCAACAGCCGGATGATCAGCACGATCAGGGCGATGACCAGAAGAACGTGGATGATGCCGCCGGCATGGAAAGCAAACAGCCCCAAAGCCCACATGATCACTAGAATGACCAGAATCGTTTCGAGCATGTCGATCTCCTTTCAACATTACATTTTCTCGCCTTCCCGCGCCCCGGCTGAAGCGGACGGGGCTCGCACTGAGGCGAGTCGATCCCTTCAATTGCAGGATTCATGCCAGGCTGACTCGGTTTTCGCCAAATGCCGGAGGCTCGATTTTTGCGCCGAAACAGGGCCAACGGGGAGCTAACAGCCGGTTTCCCGCTTCGATCGGAGCGAAACCAGAAGAATA
Encoded here:
- a CDS encoding glycosyltransferase, producing MFEILMTLLVTRSALEIFTNVHFGPLQLNIPSLTGLAVLSLAAWLFVRRKKVAWHPIATGWVVWLVVLIPFVFLSWRSFGREGLMAAREWVRLLSIAAVFLLAYNLPSREGRRNGLRLLFFGLPIPLAAALYQLIFRKGWVVGMEYRLMGTLSHPNSLGVFLLFFIALTYWKSKISPHPLWTILIAIEMIFLVGTLNIGGFIMLAALCAWIFLREEPRGRMVVLGLFTLFALMVLINRQAPAKIKTFETAVRTNRPALVSDQTTGPITPSKIIPAVRPRPITGSLGWRFANWDNLIGLWKKKPWLGYGLHMTSLINPWKTDQKIGFAPHNDFIRYLLETGAIGLVAFCGFILFSSFQILKAARRAPPARGAPLLWILAGVFLAWQVGSLGDNLISTTVFQFYLWAALGFALREQKDGEDLHPADGSPRPVWTTVYPIDDQGVKMGGVETFIRQFVRSTPCDGEIRIIGITAKNGGLKTGVWHSISFEDKTVRFLPVLRVADPNRRTRIPLFLRFTAALLFRANLPEGEGGLWLFHRIEPVLAFGRIPGTKILFLHGDPRHLADPRCESRWRRIRRLYARLERRLIIRLDKVFVVSRPALEAMRKLHPSRSNRFAFLPTVYDSAVFRLRPDADRKALRERYDLPREGPVVLSVGRLEAGKDPHLLLDAFRSLSARHPGVRLAIVGCGGLESALKAKSEELGLAESVHWLGLRTPGEVADLMTAADALLLTSAFEAMPVAVLEALACGLPVVSPDLGELRSMVTNETAGLLTASRDPDELAAAVATVLARPRPAGGGASRVAEFAADAVFPKLVAELWERARTRADEAS
- a CDS encoding sigma-54 dependent transcriptional regulator, coding for MAEVLIIDDDRLICDWFSNVVTKLGHRSFCAPSLAEGLRKAQSDPFDIVFVDVLLPDGSGLEILPKIKATRSSPEIIVITGRGDPDEAEQAIQAGAWDYFEKPASFEAIKIPILRALEYRAERKSGIPPVVLKRKGIIGDSEKITACLELLAQAAGSGVNVLVTGETGTGKELFAKAVHYNSPRAKGNFVVVDCTALPETLVESVLFGHARGAFTGADRCEEGLIKQADGGTLFLDEIGELPYLVQKRFLRVIQEHRFRPVGGRQEIASDFRLVAATNRNLENMVLQGRFREDLFFRLRTLIIELPPLRELLEDIKELTVYYMNSLCERFGIVPKGTSPEFWDIMTEYNWPGNVRELVQALEKALLSAKDEPMLFPKHLPAHIRIQVARNSFAKKRDEPAADKTSPRPSGRLPLWKDIRKNAVTAAEIQYVKDLMASVSGNVDKACRISGLSRSRFYTLLRKHRIAEKP
- a CDS encoding DUF3185 domain-containing protein; amino-acid sequence: MKLVGIILIVLGVLALAYQGIQYTSREKVVDIGPIKVTADEKKTIPLPPIVGGLALIGGIALVLADRKRS
- a CDS encoding C39 family peptidase, encoding MIRSLVRSSLLRTGGVLVGLGLIAPGLFSAQVVKYQKNRPAQGHLIQTVPFEPWLERNYCGPACLAMVLNYWDEARSFRQREISDEIYDSGIQATYNSELVLFPRDHGYESYSFQGDLRILKEVVAKGIPVIVLTKAIKQIAKGHYRVVIGFDEQDDLIIFDDPYFGDRVAMSSRNFMKVWELGAGRNQSRWMMAVVPGGSLFPFPALRSDPLTAINLATAYYRRSNFMKSREQWEIVRASLRQDPFPLTSLAMVSLREGKAEEAEALALEAIGLDSKSAYAHDVLGLAYANQGRVAPAYQSLAQAVRLAPGEEFIRSHYLQVRSLYLEKARLENIPNKEKSNEKTR
- a CDS encoding lmo0937 family membrane protein, whose product is MLETILVILVIMWALGLFAFHAGGIIHVLLVIALIVLIIRLLQGRRVL